Within Agarivorans litoreus, the genomic segment CGTAGAGAGCGTCGTATAAAGGCATAATTGCCCCGCCAGGATAACCAAATACTTGTTCAACGCCCTGTTGTTTCAGAGTCGCTACAATTTGTTGCGCACCATTCATTACTACTTCCTTTCCACCGTTAACAAAAAACCCCCGAGCTTTGCAGCGCGGGGGTTTGATGTTGTGTGCTTGTTTCAGTTACAACAACGCATCCCCGCGAGGTGATAGAATAATCACCACAAGGACGACGCTAATAATTAGAGCAACTGAAAGAGACATATTTAAAACTTTCCTAAAGCATTGGCTAACAAGTATCACAGGATAAAATGTGATTCAAGTCCACATTGGCTGCTAATTGTTCTGCCTGCGGTACGTTTAATAAACAATTTAAGGTTTCTTAATCTGTATTTTGTTTCATTATTGGTTGTATGCTCTGTTTTATTTGTTTTGAGTGGTGATAAATTTTGCATATACAGCAGATTGTTCATTGCTCATTTGGCTAAAATTATTGCACTTTTTTCGTTGATTTGCGTTTAAGCAAGGTAAAGTGGTGGCTTGCTTAGTGAGTTGTTTATCTGACATGGTTTTACTTAGCGCCGTTTTAGTCACCTGGGAATCCTGTAACTTTGAATGTATCCGTTTATAAATACGTCCTATTGGTTTTACTGGTTGTCACCAAAAATGTGGGGGCTGCAACGCCAAGTGAGAAATTTCCAGCGGTGGCGGTGGAGGTCAATCAACAGCACTACACGGTGGAATATGCCTACAGTGATCAACAGCGCGCCTTGGGTTTAATGCATCGCCTGCACTTGTGTAACGATTGCGGCATGTTGTTTAACTTTCAGCGCAGCAAACAAGCTCAAATGTGGATGAAAAATACTGTGATCCCTTTAGATGTCGCTTTTATCCGCAAAGATGGCTCTATTAGCGAAATCACTCAGATGCAAGCGAATGATGACAAACTAACTAAATCGCGCTTTCAAGTGATGTACGCTTGGGAGATGAATCAAGGTTGGTTTGCCAAAAATGCAATCCAAGTCGGAGATAAAGTAGTGATTAAACCTGTAGAATAACTTACTGAAAATAAAACATTTCGCTGCAGTTTTGTCCTAGTGGCGGCCAGTTTCTCGAAGAGGTAAGCATGACAGAAAAAGAAAAGATGTTAGCTGGAGAGTTGTATTTAGCCTTTGACGGAGAGTTGGTTGAAGAGCGTAACCAAGCTAAGTCTCTATGTTACGAACTTAATTTGTTACACCCGGAAGAAGACCTGCGCGCCGAGGTTTTAGCCGAGCTGTTGCCAAACAGTCTCGATCCTTGGATAGAGCCAGATTTTTTCTGCGACTACGGCTATAACATCACCACCGGTAAGAATTTTTATGCTAACCATAACTGTGTGATACTTGATGGTGCGCCTGTCACCATCGGCGATGATGTGATGCTGGCCCCTTCTGTGAATATTTCTACTGCAACTCACCCGCTAAACGTTAAGCAGCGCACCGAGGGATTAGAGCGGGCTTTACCGGTAACTATTGGCGATCGCGTGTGGATTGGCATGGGGGCGAATATTCTACCCGGCGTAAGCATTGGTGATAACGCAGTGATTGCCGCTGGAGCCTTGGTTAACAAAGATGTGGCTGCGAATACAGTTGTAGCCGGCGTGCCGGCTAAATACGTGAGAGATATTCCCGAGCACGAAGACTAGAGTAACTATAACTGAGCTTATTTTTGATGGGCTATACGACAATCAAACTAGCTACAAATGAGATTAAATCTGTAGCTGGTTTGATATCGCGAGGGAGCTTAAGCGTGAGATTTAAAGCGGCGCGCGGCTAAACCAAATAAACCCAAGGAAAATACGGCAATGGTAGCTGGCTCCGATACCACAGCTGGGGCGTTACCAGTATTCTCTTCAGCTAAAGAAACTACGTAGTTAATAACTTGCGGAGCATAGATGGTGGCAAATGCTCGAGAACCAGAAAGGTAATAGTCCAACGGGATGCTTGAGTAATAGATATCGCCTAAGCCAAGTTCGAAGCTAAAATCAACTAAGTTTCCATCAGTTCCATCATCAAAGATGGCAGTGTAAGCACGATCAATAGATGATTCTGCCACATAACCATGACTCGAAGAGTTGCCGCCGTCTAGAGTAGAATCTGTGATTACCGCACCTGCTACTCCGTTAGCTTGGGCCAAATCGATATTGGTGCTTAAGTTGCGTGTAAATGTAAAATTATCGGCACCAGGCAATACATTATTCGTGTTAGACACGTAGCGATCATGATACATAAAAACACCGCCGCTCATCACATAGTTCTCTATGTCAGTAGCGTAGGTGCTTAGCTGTGAAGAATGGCCAGAATTACTGCTATTTAATCCCCAAATAACATCGTAGTTTGATAGGTTTGAGTAGTCTGAGATAAGTTCGGCGGTGTGGCCTTGGTTGTTTGCAATGCTTATTGCTTGTGATGAGCTGTTACCAAAAACGCCGATTACACCTGCATTAGCCGTTAAAGAGAATAGAGAAGATGCAAGTAGACTACTAAATGCAATTGTTTTTACTAGCTTTTTCATTAACTTTGTTTTCCATGTTTAATTGTCTGGCCTGCATAAGCAAGAGTTATGCCTTATTCTTGAGGCCTTATATGACATGGTGTGAGAGGAGGTGTTGATATAACGATTTATGTATTGTGTAAACTTTTCTGACATGTTCTCCAGCCGGGCTTAGGTGATTAGTTTTTCTTCTTGCTGAAAGAGGTGTTAGTAGCAAGGAGGTGTTAAGTGGCAAGCCGCCTATCAATCTAATAGTTATAAGCCATTTTTTATCTGTCTTGGCTTGTATTATATTTGAGCTGTAATCTTAAAGGCCCTTGAAGGAGGTCTTATGCAACAGCTTAATGTTAGACACTACATGCGCGCTCAATTCTTGAGTTTTACCGAAGAGCAAAGCATTAACGAGGCCAGCGAACTGCTGACTAATTCACACCAGCTTGGTGCCCCAGTGGTTGACGCTAAAGGCACATTAATTGGTTGGTTATCGGAGCTAGACTGCGTAACTCAAATGCTGCAAGCTGGTTACTACTGCGATCAAAGTGCTTTAGTTAAAGACATTATGCGCAGTGAAGTACTGAGTGTTGGTCCAGATGAAAACGTGCTGGATTTGGCAAAAACCATGACCGACAACAAACCTAAAAGTTACCCCGTTGTTGAGAATGGAAAATTGCTCGGTTTAATTGAGCGTAAAGCGGTATTAGCGGCACTTCATCAACAACAGCAACAATGCTTTAATGTAAAACAATAAACCTAATTTCAGTCACTTAATAACAACTTTGGCAAATAACTACTACTATGTAAGTTGTTATTAAGAGCTGGAGATAACATGGGTTTAGCGATAGTTAAAACGTGTACCTTAGTGGGCATGGAAGCCTTAAATGTGACTGTAGAAGTGCATTTAGCCAATGGTTTGCCAGCCTTTTCTATTGTAGGTTTACCTGAAACCTCGGTGAAAGAAGCTAAAGATAGAGTTCGTAGCGCGATTCTCAATAGTGGCTTTTCCTTTCCTGCAAAACGCATTACCGTAAATCTAGCGCCTGCAGATGTTCCCAAAAGTGGAGGTCGCTTTGATCTGCCAATTGCTATTGGTATTTTGGCCGCTGCTGGTGATGTTCCTCTAGCTTGTTTAGTTGACATGGCGTTTTGCGGTGAGTTGGCTTTATCGGGTGCCATTCGCCCGGTGAGCGGGGCAATTGCTACCGCCTTATCCATAAGCCAGCAGGGCTTAACTTTGGTGACTAGCGAGCAAGATGCTGACGCAGCGGTTAGAGTGCCAGAGGCTAAAGTACATGGCAGTGCCAGCTTGCAGCAGTTAAGTGCTGGTCTTAATGGTCAAAGTGCTTTTAACCTGAAGGACTCTCAGGTTATTGAGCCTCAGTGTAACGAAAGCCTCTTAGATATGAGCGAAGTGCAAGGTCAACATCTGGCAAAACGTGCTTTAGAACTAGCTGCCGCCGGCGCACATAATTTACTCATGATGGGACCTCCCGGTACCGGAAAAACCATGTTAGCGAGTCGCTTACCGGGCATATTACCCAGCTTAACCGAGCAACAAGCCATAGAGGTGGCGGCAATTAATTCGGTAAGCGCCCAGCAACGAGAGCTAGAGCAATGGTACATTCCGCCTTTTCGGAGCCCGCATCATAGCGCCTCAATGGTAGCACTGGTGGGCGGTGGTTCAAACCCTAAGCCCGGCGAAATAACCTTAGCGCATCATGGTGTACTTTTTTTGGATGAGCTTCCAGAGTTTGCTCGTAGTACTTTAGATGCGTTGCGCCAGCCGCTTGAGTCGGGTGAGGTGCATATTTCTCGTGCTGCTTTGCAGGTAAGTTTCCCCTCGCGCTTTCAGTTGGTGGCAGCAATGAATCCTTCACCTTGTGGTTACTATCAAGGTCAGCAGCTACGCAGTAATCCCGATCAGATTTTAAAGTATCTTGGTAAGCTGTCGGGGCCGTTTTTAGACCGCTTTGATTTAAGTGTTGAGGTGGCTGAGTTACCCAAAGGCAGCTTAACTCAGCATGCTCAGGGGGAGTCTAGTGCCCAGATAAAACAGCGGGTGATTAACGCGCGCAAGCTGCAGTTGGAGCGTAGTGGTAAGTTAAATAGCCAACTCTCTGGTAAAGAGCTTCACCAGCATGCCAGTTTAAGCCTTGAAAATAGTGAGTTTTTAGAAAGCAGTATTAGTCAATTAGGTTTATCTGCTCGCGCATTTCATCGCGTTTGGCGCTTAGCCAGAACCATTGCCGATCTTAAGCAGCAAAAAGATATTCAACGCAACGATATTGTGGAAGCTCTAAGCTATCGGGCAATGGATCGCTTACTTAAGCGTTTGTCTGCCTAGTGTTTGTATTTTGTCGAATTTCTCCTTTCTCTATTGATTAATAAATCACTCACCTGATTACGAATTATCTCAGTGTTGGCGGGGCTTAGCTGGCATTCTGTCTTAACGTAAACATTTTGCTACAACAAAATGGCTTGATAATTGTATAGCTGTTAGTGTTCAAATTATTGACACTTTATTAGAATGACGTGGAGATAACGTTTTCATAAGCTTCTGTTTTTCAAGTACAATATAAGGTATAAACACAGAGTTATAGATAGCGCTTAGCAGGAAGGGCGCAGCTCGGCGCTTGATTAGAGCAATAATAAAATTATAAAAAATAAAGGCAGTAAGGTTAGAAATATGACCTTGACCGAAAAAATGTCAAACAGGCGTTTACAAGGGTGAAACTGCTACTTAAAGTGCACGCGAATAGGCCGTATGCAAAGAGCTTATCGCACTTCAAAAGAAGGAAGGAAATACTATGATGAAATGGATGGTGATTGGCATTTCTCTATTGTTTGGTACCGCCAATGCGCAAGATGTAAGAATTTGGCTGCAATCTGGCAGCGATTCCCAATGGATGCAAATGCAAGATTTACAAATCCAAAACTCCGATGGCAGTTTGCAACAACGCATTGTTGCCTTAGATAGCCAAGGAAAACCGCTGTTTATGCCACTGAGTGAGTTGGCGTTTATTCAAGCCGATAACAAATATTATTATGTTTCAAATGAGTACGTAGCTATTACTCATAGTGGTGCCAAATTTAAACTTCCTAGTGGTGATGAAGCCGACAATATGTTTGTTGCACGCAACGGTTACGGCGGTTACACCAGTTTCGACTACTCTGCGCTGCGTCGCATTATCTTCTCTAAGTAGTTAGCTGTTCAGCTAACTACTGCCATCCAGTGAAAATCGTTTAAGCAACACTTTTTTAAGCGTTTTTTTCTGGCACAATAAAGGCTGCTTCGTTCAAGGGAACAGCCTTCTTGTTATATCTTTACCAAAGTAATCATTTAGATACCTTACAAATTTTATTGAGTAAGGTGATGGCCTTGCAAGCGCCAGAAAACCCATTTACTCAACAGCAGATCTTGGTACAAAGCCCTGGCATGGCGCAGTGGTTAAAACTGCAGTTAGCCGAACAACAAGGCATTGTGGCAAATGTGGCGTTTCCGCTGCCTGCTAGCTTTATTTGGCAAATGTTTCACTTAGTTCTGCAAGATGTTCCCGAGCAAAGTCCCTTTAATAAAGAAGCCATGAGTTGGCGATTAATGCGCTTGTTGCCACAACGTTTGCAAGAGCCAGCATTTAACGCCTTGAAGCACTATCTGTTGGGTGAGCAAGAAAGTGAGGACATTGACAGTCGTAAGCTTTGGCAACTGGCACAAAAAATTGCAGATATTTACGACCAATACTTGGTGTATCGCAGCGAATGGACCAGTGCATGGGAAGCGGGTGATGACTTAAACGAGGTGAGCGAAAGTCAGCCTTGGCAGCCGATACTGTGGCGTGACTTGGTAGATGACACGGTAAGCGCTATGGACTCCCCTTATCACCGGGGCAACTTATATATCGACTTTGTTGAACAGTTGCGAGTGGCCAGTGCCGCGCCTGAAGGTTTGCCCGAGCAGGTGTTTATTTTTGGTATATCAGCCTTGCCGCCAGCCTATGTTGAAGCCCTAGACGCCTTAGCATTACATTGTGAAATTCATCTATTCCTTACCAATCCTTCAGAGCAATACTGGGGCGATGTTCGAGACGTTAGCACCCTGCTAAAACAACAATCCGATATCAGCCAAGTAGGAAATCCTTTATTGGCGTCTATGGGCAAGTTAGGCCGTGATTACATTGAATTGTTGCACCCGCTAAATAAGCAAGAAACCGACATTTTTGCCAGTAATGTAAATGAGCAGCAGGCTCCAAGTTTATTGGCAATGGTTCAAGACGATATCTTAAAGCTGCAAGACCCCATTGATTATCAGAAGTTTGACAACAGTTTGCACAAGCGCCAGATCGAGCCTGATGATTGCAGTGTGCAATTGCATCTTTGCCATAGCCCTCGCCGAGAGCTAGAAGTATTACACGATCAACTTCTGGCGATGTTTGAGCAAAACCCAGAACTAAACCCTCGCGATATTATTGTAATGGTGCCCGATGTAAATCGTTATGGGCCAATGATTCAGGCAGTGTTTGGCAGCACCAGTGCAGAAACGCGCTTGCCTTTTGCTATTTCAGATCGCAGTGCCACTCAAGAAAACCCTGTTTTGTTAAGCTTTTTGGAGCTATTGGCGCTACCACAAAAACGTAAGTCTGCGGCAGAGCTCTTAGCGTTATTAGAAGTACCGGCGATTATGCGTCGTTTTGAATTGGCAGAAGACGAACTTAAGTCGCTGCGCCAATGGGTGAGAGAAGCAGGGGTGCGTTGGGGGCTAGATGGCAGTGACCGCAGCCGCTGGCAGGCCCCAGAAGATGAAACTCACTCCTGGCTATTTGGCCTTAAGAGGATGTTGTTGGGTTATGCGATGCCCAGTGATGCGGGTTTACATCAAGGGGTGCTAGCCTACGATGAGGTGCAAGGGAAAATTGCCTTAGCAGTGGGCAAGCTAGCCGACTTTATAGACCAACTAATGTTGCTAGAACAACAGTTGTTGAGTGCGGTTAACGCCGAGCAATGGCGACTGCGTTTACAAGATCTTCTCAGCAATATTTACAGCTTTGATAGTGATGACGAAACCGAGCAATTGCGCCTGCATAAGCTGTTTGAAAACCTCGTAGAGCAATGCCGCAGTAGCGGTTTTATGGAGCTTATCAGCCCAGAACTCATTTTGGATTATTGCCGTAATCAGCTAAATGCGCAGCGTGGTAGTCAACGTTTTTTGGCAGGGCAAATTAACTTTTGTACCTTACTGCCAATGCGTGCCATACCATTTAAGGTGGTGTGCTTATTGGGCATGAATGACAGTGAGTATCCGCGCTCCGTGCCTAGCATGGGCTTTGATTTAATGGCGCAAAATCCTGCTAAACGTGGCGACCGTAGCCGCCGAGATGACGACCGCTATTTATTCTTAGAAGCATTGCTGGCCGCCCAAGATACCTTATATGTCTCTTATATTGCCCATAGCGCCAAAGATAACAGTGAACAAACGCCGTCGGTGTTGGTAGCAGAGCTATGTGATTACATTGGCCAAAGCTGCGTGCTACAAGGTGATGAACAACTAAATGTGGATCAATCAGCCAAGCGTTTGTTAACGCATCTTAGTTGTGAGCATCCCTTGCAACCCTTCTCGAGCGAGTATTATCAAAGCCAAAGCGATAAGTTTAGTTATGCGCAGCGTTGGGTGCCGGCGGTGGCTGCCCAGCAACAAAGCAAAGCGCCCGAGCCTATAGAAGAAGCGCTGATCAATGAAGGTTACATAGCGGATATTGAAATGGACGAGTTGCTTGCCTTTAGTCGCTCGCCCATCGCTTATTTTTATCAGCGGCGCTTAAAAGTGAGTTTTCCGCGCTTAAGTGAGCAATTAGAAGAAACCGAACCCTTTTTAGTAGAAGGGTTAGCGGGTTTCTCTATGAAGCAATATTTACTCGAACAGCAACTTAACAAGGCAGATAAAAAGCAGCAATTTGCGCTGTTACATGCTGCCGGTAGCTTGCCACATGGTGGTTTTGGAGAGGTATCGTTTGAGCAGCAATGGCAAGATCTTGAACCTTTGGCCGATGCCCTATTTCCCTTACTCGCGGGAGGGCTCGTTAAGCGCCAGCAGCTAGCACTAGAACTAGAGTATTCGCTTGAAGATGGTTTGCAGCAGTGTCGTTTGTCGGCTTGGTTGAAACACCAATACGCACAAGGTTTAGTGAGTTATCGACCGGGCAGTATTCGGGGTAAAGATTTGGTTGCTGCTTGGCTGTGGCACTTAGTGTTTCACGCCAGTTTACCTGAGCAAGCGCTTAGCTCTTATGTGCTTGGTCGTAAAGGGGCTTGGCAGCTTTTGCCATTAAGTGCCGAACAAGCAAAAGAGTATTTAGCGCTTTGGCTAAGCCACTTACAACAAGGTTTACACCAGCCGATATTGCTACCTATCGAAAGCGCTTGGCAGTGGATAAGCCAATGTAAAGACAAGAAAACCGGCAGTATTGAGTACAGCGAGGCCAATCTAGATAAAGCAAGACGGGCGGCACGCAATCAGTTTAACGGAGGGCCGTTTGCTCAGGCAGAAGGCGCAGATCCGTATATTCAAGCCCAGATAAGTGATTTAGAAGCCATTTGGCCGCAGTTCGAAGCTAGCGCTAAAGCTTTGCTTGGACCTTTGTTAGCTCATCTAGAGGAGTTTGCTGGTGTCTAATCTAAACCAAGCTACTCAGCAGAGCGGCGCGATGAATAATAACTTAGATGTTTTCACCTTTCCCTTGAATGGCTCTCGGCTTATTGAAGCTAGTGCTGGTACGGGGAAAACCTACACCATTGGCGCTTTGGTGCTGCGTTTGTTGCTAGGGCATTATCGTCAACCAGAGCAAGCTTTTAGCCAAGCTGGAGAGCACGTAGCGCTCACTATTGAGCAGATATTGGTGGTTACCTTTACCGAAGCGGCTACGCAGGAGCTGCGAGGGCGAATTCGCGAGAAAATTCATCAAGCGCGAATTGCTTTTTTACGAGGCCAAAGCGATGACTTCATTATTAGTCAGCTGCTAGATGAGGTTAACGACCACCCGCAGGCGGCGCAACGTTTGCTGTTGGCTGAACAAAACATGGACCAGGCGGCGGTGTTTACCATTCATGGTTTCTGCCAACGCATGTTGAAGCAACATGCTTTCGAATCGGGCTTGCCCTTTGAGATGGAGTTTCTTACCAATGAAATTCATCTGCGTTTGCAAGCGGTGCAAGACTGTTGGCGTCAGCGCTTTTATCCCTTATCGGTGCCTTTGGTGGGTCGAATAGTGCAATGCTGGGCCAGCCCTTACGACTTACATCAAGAGTTGGGCGGCTTGCTAAATCAAAGCCATTTTGAGCTACAAGGAGTGCCGCAAGAGCAAGATTTAGAACGCTTTTTTGCGCAACAAATTAATCGCATTGATGCCTTTAAACAGCTTTGGAAACCTGCAGCGGCAGAGATTGCTGAACTTATTGCAACCGCGCCATTAAATGGCAATAAGTTTCGTAAAGCTTCGGTCGAAAAATGGTTGGGCTTAATTAACCAGTTTGCAGACGCCGCAACCGACAGTGACTTTTTAAGCAAACCATTGCGCGAAGCTTTGGCTAAGTTCACGCCAGAGAATCTAGCTAATGGCGTAAAAGCTAAAGGTACGCCGCCGCAACACCCCGCGTTTAACGCAATAGAAACCTTGTTTGATGAAGAACAAAACATTAAAAACTTGCTGTTAGCCCAGTTGTTGCCGCAAATCCGTCAGCGTTTTAGTGAACTCAAGCAACAACAACAGCTGTTGAGCTTTGATGATTTATTGGCGGGTTTGGCCAAGGCGCTAAATGCACCTCAAGGAGAAGTGCTAGCCAAGCAAATCGCCGAGCTCTATCCCGTCGCGATGATTGATGAATTCCAAGATACCGATCCTCAGCAATATCAGATTTTTTCTCAGCTGTATATTGATAGGCCCGATACCGCGTTAATGCTAATTGGCGACCCTAAGCAGGCGATTTATGGTTTTCGCGGCGCCGACATTTTCACTTATATGCAAGCGCGCAACAAGGTTACCGCACGTTACAACCTGCCAACCAATTGGCGTTCTACTGGCGCGATGGTGAACGCATGCAATAAGTTGTTTGAGTGCCATGCTCGGCCATTTATTTTTGACGATGCCATTGAGTTCATCCCAGTGAATGCGGCTAAAGCAGAGCTGAGTGGTTTAGTTATAAACGGCGAGCCACAGGCAGCCATGCAGTTTTTGTATCAGCAAAATGCAGAATTTGTGCGCGGCGAAGATTATCTTGTTGGTCAGGCTCAACAGTGTGCCCAGCAAATACAGACTTTGTTAGAAGCTGGGCAACAAGGGCGTGCAACTCTGGGTGATAGTGGAAAAACAGTGCAAGCGGGCGATATCGCGGTGTTAGTGCGCACTCGCCGTGAAGGCGAAAAAGTGGCTGCGGCATTGGCTAAACAAAACATTGCCAGTGTCAGCTTATCTAACCGCGATAGTGTGTTTGAAAGCCCCGAAGCCTATCAGTTTTATTTGCAGTTATTAGCCTGCCAAGAACCGCACAACGACCGAAAACTGCGCGCAGCTTTAGCCTGTAAAATCTTAGGTTTAGGTTTAAGCGAGTTGGACCAGCTAAATACCGACGAGCGCAGCTGGCAACGCTATTCCCAAGAGTACAGCGAGTACCAACAGCTTTGGTATAAACAAGGCGTACTGGCAATGTTTTATTCTTGGATGAGCCAACGTGGCATTAGCGAGCGCTGGATCAGCCAAAACGATAACTATGGTGAGCGCTTACTTACCAACTTGATGCATTTAGCTGAGCTACTGCAAAACCAGAGCGCCGAGTTGGATGGTGAAGCAGCGTTAATGCGCTGGTTTGCCGAACAACTACTCGAACCCGATGGCAATGCCGACGATCAACAACTGCGCTTAGAAAGTGACGCGAACTTGGTGCAAATTGTCACTATTCACAAAAGTAAGGGCTTGGAATATCCGATTGTGATGTTGCCGTTTATTTTGGCTTATCGCGAAGCGAGCGAGGCGCTTTATCACCAAGGCGAGCGCTTTATTCTCGATTTAAATGGCAGTGAGCAAGCTATGGAGGCTGCCAGCCAAGAGCGTTTGGCCGAAGACTTGCGCTTACTTTATGTAGCGGTGACGCGAGCGGTGTATTGCTGTTATTTAGGTGTGGCAGATCTGAAAAAAGGTAACGCCAAAAAAGGTTATACCGACGTGCATCAAAGCGCCCTAGGCTACTTGTTGCAACAAAATCAGCCACAACCTGCTGGTGCGCTTAGCGCTATTTTGGACAATTTGGCTCAGCTTCCCTGCATGAGTTGGCAAACAGTGAGTGAGCAAACACTTGCGCCATATAGCCCGCTAAACCAAGAGCAGCAAAGTTTTGCTGCTAAGCAATTTACTACCCAGCTTAATCGAAATTGGTGGCTAACCAGTTACTCTGCGCTTAGTCGCCAGCAAGGTCATGGCGCAGGCTTTGATGCCAGTAGCGACATGGCATGGCTAGATGAAGCAGAAGGTTTAAGTGCTGAGCCAAGCCAAGTTGAACAGCCGCAAACGCTGACTATTTTTGATTTCCCTCGTGGCGCAGAGGCTGGTACTTTTTTGCACTTATTGTTTGAAGAAGTGGATTTTCAAGCCGATTTAGCGAGTATTCAGCTGGCTATTGCACCCTTACTGCAGGCCTCTAGTTATAATCAGTTGGACGCCCAAGGCGAGTTGTTATGGTTAGCGCCATTGGCTGATATGTTCCAACAAGTGTGTGCTACGCCTTTGGATGATGCTGGGAGCGCTGCTGCTTACAGTTTAAGCCAACTAAGCCCAGCGCAACGCTTGGTCGAAATGGAGTTTTTCTTGCCAATTGCAGACCTACAAGCCAATCAAGTTAATCAGCTCATTCAATATTTCGACCCATTAAGTCGCCAAGCTAAACCTTTGGATTTTGCTAGTGTGCAAGGCATGTTAAAGGGCTTTATCGATTTGGTGTATCAACATGATGGTCGTTATTACGTATTGGACTATAAGTCGAATTATCTGGGGGCAGAAGTAAGTGAGTACCAACAACAGGCAATGATGGATGCTATGGTTGAGCATCGCTACGATTTCCAATATCAGCTGTACAGTTTGGCTTTACACCGTTGGTTGGGGCAACGAATACCTGACTACGACTATGAGCAGCACTTTGGCGGGGTTTATTACTTATTTTTGCGTGGAATGGCTGGTGAGTTAACTAGCCAAACCGGTCAAAACGAGCAGCGTAATGGCGTGTATTTTAGCCGACCAGATCCGCAATTTATTGAGTACCTTGATCAGCTATTTGCCGGGCAAGATCTTAATCAAACATTAGTGCAGTTAAATCATGTGGAGGCGAATGATGACTAGTTTACTGGTTAATGATATTAGCCTTCTAAGCATTACTGATTGGCTCCAACAGTTAAAACAGCAGGGACAAATCAGCGCCTTAGATTTTCACTTTGCTAAGTCGTTTGCAAGCAGCGAACAGGCCGATGTTTTGATGGTGGCAGCCGCG encodes:
- the recB gene encoding exodeoxyribonuclease V subunit beta: MSNLNQATQQSGAMNNNLDVFTFPLNGSRLIEASAGTGKTYTIGALVLRLLLGHYRQPEQAFSQAGEHVALTIEQILVVTFTEAATQELRGRIREKIHQARIAFLRGQSDDFIISQLLDEVNDHPQAAQRLLLAEQNMDQAAVFTIHGFCQRMLKQHAFESGLPFEMEFLTNEIHLRLQAVQDCWRQRFYPLSVPLVGRIVQCWASPYDLHQELGGLLNQSHFELQGVPQEQDLERFFAQQINRIDAFKQLWKPAAAEIAELIATAPLNGNKFRKASVEKWLGLINQFADAATDSDFLSKPLREALAKFTPENLANGVKAKGTPPQHPAFNAIETLFDEEQNIKNLLLAQLLPQIRQRFSELKQQQQLLSFDDLLAGLAKALNAPQGEVLAKQIAELYPVAMIDEFQDTDPQQYQIFSQLYIDRPDTALMLIGDPKQAIYGFRGADIFTYMQARNKVTARYNLPTNWRSTGAMVNACNKLFECHARPFIFDDAIEFIPVNAAKAELSGLVINGEPQAAMQFLYQQNAEFVRGEDYLVGQAQQCAQQIQTLLEAGQQGRATLGDSGKTVQAGDIAVLVRTRREGEKVAAALAKQNIASVSLSNRDSVFESPEAYQFYLQLLACQEPHNDRKLRAALACKILGLGLSELDQLNTDERSWQRYSQEYSEYQQLWYKQGVLAMFYSWMSQRGISERWISQNDNYGERLLTNLMHLAELLQNQSAELDGEAALMRWFAEQLLEPDGNADDQQLRLESDANLVQIVTIHKSKGLEYPIVMLPFILAYREASEALYHQGERFILDLNGSEQAMEAASQERLAEDLRLLYVAVTRAVYCCYLGVADLKKGNAKKGYTDVHQSALGYLLQQNQPQPAGALSAILDNLAQLPCMSWQTVSEQTLAPYSPLNQEQQSFAAKQFTTQLNRNWWLTSYSALSRQQGHGAGFDASSDMAWLDEAEGLSAEPSQVEQPQTLTIFDFPRGAEAGTFLHLLFEEVDFQADLASIQLAIAPLLQASSYNQLDAQGELLWLAPLADMFQQVCATPLDDAGSAAAYSLSQLSPAQRLVEMEFFLPIADLQANQVNQLIQYFDPLSRQAKPLDFASVQGMLKGFIDLVYQHDGRYYVLDYKSNYLGAEVSEYQQQAMMDAMVEHRYDFQYQLYSLALHRWLGQRIPDYDYEQHFGGVYYLFLRGMAGELTSQTGQNEQRNGVYFSRPDPQFIEYLDQLFAGQDLNQTLVQLNHVEANDD